One genomic window of Kosmotoga olearia TBF 19.5.1 includes the following:
- the ortB gene encoding 2-amino-4-oxopentanoate thiolase subunit OrtB — protein MKELSYDAIMQRKNEIMKKSVGIDYGKYTISDIAFDYERMMNEVALDIDTVRKIQLETGVGNTNLIELKNITKLVRYISEPGKGARIFVKDEASNPSGSFKDRRASVSVYMAKKLGYEGVIAATSGNYGASVASQAAKRGLKCIIVQETYDSNGIGQPEILEKGRACETYGAEVVQLTVGPELFYYFLVLLEETGYFNASLYTPYGIAGVETLGYEIALQCREQIGCDPDYVVVTHAGGGNLTGTARGLLKAGAKNTKIVAASVDLHGLHMASDRDFNRKSFTTGHTGFGIPFAVYPDRSDVPKNAARALRYMDRYLLVTQGEVFYVTEMLARLEGMQRGPAGNTSLAAAISLARELPKDNIVVVQETEYTGAGKLPSAQLTFAKKMGVEVVRGDPRKLDKPGKRIVIPEHPSQLRALDVDLQKLKKSYIKELVKRGIKHLEEVDIEFLAEDLKTTRENVKTLFEEVIKDYGTES, from the coding sequence ATGAAAGAACTGTCATATGATGCCATAATGCAACGCAAAAACGAAATAATGAAGAAATCTGTTGGGATAGATTATGGGAAATACACGATTTCTGACATAGCTTTTGATTATGAAAGAATGATGAACGAAGTCGCTCTAGATATAGATACGGTACGAAAAATACAACTTGAGACAGGCGTAGGAAATACCAACCTCATAGAATTAAAAAATATAACCAAATTGGTGAGGTACATTTCGGAACCCGGGAAAGGGGCAAGGATATTTGTCAAAGACGAAGCAAGTAACCCATCTGGTAGTTTCAAAGACAGAAGAGCTTCTGTAAGTGTGTATATGGCAAAAAAGCTTGGATATGAAGGGGTCATAGCCGCCACTAGCGGTAATTATGGTGCTTCTGTGGCGTCACAGGCAGCCAAGCGCGGGTTGAAATGCATCATTGTTCAGGAGACATACGACAGCAACGGCATTGGACAACCTGAAATTCTCGAGAAGGGACGTGCCTGTGAAACCTATGGTGCAGAAGTGGTCCAGCTTACCGTAGGACCTGAATTGTTCTATTATTTTCTTGTATTACTGGAAGAAACAGGTTATTTCAATGCATCACTTTACACGCCATATGGAATCGCAGGTGTGGAAACCCTCGGTTATGAAATAGCTTTGCAGTGCCGTGAGCAAATTGGATGTGATCCTGATTATGTGGTTGTTACCCACGCTGGTGGTGGAAATCTGACGGGTACTGCCAGAGGGTTGCTCAAAGCAGGCGCTAAAAACACAAAAATCGTGGCTGCAAGCGTTGACTTACATGGCCTCCATATGGCGAGTGACAGAGACTTCAATCGAAAGTCTTTTACAACCGGCCACACAGGTTTCGGAATCCCCTTTGCAGTGTATCCTGATAGATCTGATGTTCCCAAAAACGCCGCCAGGGCTTTGAGGTACATGGATAGATATCTACTGGTAACTCAGGGTGAAGTTTTCTACGTTACGGAGATGCTGGCACGTCTCGAAGGAATGCAACGTGGCCCTGCTGGCAACACATCCCTTGCCGCTGCGATTTCTCTTGCAAGAGAACTTCCCAAAGACAACATCGTAGTGGTTCAGGAAACGGAATACACGGGAGCTGGAAAATTACCAAGTGCTCAACTAACTTTTGCTAAAAAGATGGGGGTTGAGGTCGTACGGGGAGATCCGCGAAAGCTTGACAAGCCAGGTAAACGGATCGTCATTCCTGAGCATCCATCACAATTGAGAGCTCTTGATGTTGATTTGCAAAAACTGAAGAAATCCTACATCAAAGAATTGGTTAAAAGAGGAATAAAACACCTGGAAGAGGTCGATATTGAGTTTCTGGCTGAGGATCTCAAAACAACAAGAGAAAACGTAAAAACTCTCTTCGAGGAGGTAATCAAAGATTATGGTACAGAGAGCTGA
- a CDS encoding ornithine aminomutase subunit alpha, whose translation MVQRADDFKERSKRLQNMTDEELDRYFWELAEKIVDPLIKLASTHTSPSIERSVLLRMGFNSLEAKAIVEKVVDMGLLGKGAGNIVYTISQKTGKSILEAGRELAAGKYWDLVEESFKGVGSK comes from the coding sequence ATGGTACAGAGAGCTGATGATTTTAAGGAAAGAAGTAAGCGTCTTCAGAATATGACCGATGAAGAATTGGACAGGTATTTCTGGGAACTCGCTGAAAAAATTGTTGATCCTTTGATCAAGCTCGCCAGTACTCACACTAGTCCATCAATTGAGCGCTCGGTTCTATTGAGAATGGGTTTCAATAGTTTAGAAGCCAAAGCAATAGTCGAAAAAGTTGTTGATATGGGATTACTGGGAAAAGGTGCTGGTAATATCGTTTACACCATTTCTCAAAAAACAGGAAAATCCATTCTCGAAGCTGGAAGAGAGCTCGCAGCCGGTAAGTACTGGGACCTTGTTGAAGAGAGTTTCAAAGGGGTGGGATCAAAATGA
- the oraE gene encoding D-ornithine 4,5-aminomutase subunit OraE has translation MSLPPNERLNVEEILKDLEHYRPRRRGWTWRKKLPEGTKIGEFTYDQISEPLKNSVPLPAAHHFGNIDPQPDVVITSEIASGRFEDDIRRMRMAAWHGADHIMVIRTLGQSHMDGLIEGTPEGIGGVPITRKQIRASRKALDIIEDEVGRPINFHSYVSGVAGPEIAVLFAEEGVNGAHQDPQYNVLYRGINPIRSFVDAAVAKKIMAWANMLQIDGAHNANASAKMAWKVMPELIVQHAINCMFSLKAGMKKENIALSTVPPMVSPAPEFKLNFIYALTVRELFKGFRFRAQMNTRYIESDLFDATRIHVLDTLISRLTSADLQSTITPDEGRNVPWHINSVRGVETAKHTLIALDGIKKFLKVNEEEVRPRIRELKMRAILFMEEILEIGGYFEAVEQGFFVDNGYYPERMGDGIARPKDGGIGAGSVVPRDPDYMAPVCEHFGYNNLPEGIEKPCDLIGGCTFHNPEKIQFIDELDENDNVTNRIQKVIEEREKGFIGPEVEWWGDGWIQIDMTIPDDEAHAEAAAIEICKRLGLEEPTVISKTILHPVEGTYIELKARVPFKVNRNELELPKKPETLPEEEIFQYVSKHPIKVVAGTAGNDEHSVGLREILDIKHGGIEKYGIKYTYLGTSVPPEKFIDAAIETGADAILVSLIITHNDVHVQNMKKIHQLAIEKGIRDKIILIAGGTQINNDLAVSCGMDGGFGRGTKGIHVASFLVKKLREKHSN, from the coding sequence ATGAGTTTACCACCAAATGAAAGATTGAATGTTGAAGAGATCCTTAAAGATTTAGAACATTACAGACCGCGAAGAAGAGGCTGGACGTGGAGAAAAAAACTTCCAGAAGGTACAAAAATAGGGGAATTTACTTATGATCAAATAAGTGAACCTTTGAAAAATAGCGTTCCCCTACCAGCTGCTCATCATTTTGGAAATATCGATCCTCAACCCGATGTGGTCATAACCTCCGAGATCGCTTCCGGGAGGTTCGAAGATGATATTCGCAGGATGAGAATGGCGGCGTGGCATGGTGCCGATCATATCATGGTCATACGTACGCTTGGCCAGAGCCATATGGATGGTCTCATAGAAGGTACACCTGAAGGTATTGGAGGTGTACCTATTACCAGAAAACAGATACGGGCCAGCAGAAAGGCACTGGATATAATTGAAGACGAAGTTGGGCGTCCAATAAACTTTCACAGCTACGTTAGTGGTGTTGCAGGACCTGAAATCGCTGTGCTTTTTGCCGAAGAAGGTGTGAACGGTGCGCATCAGGATCCCCAATATAATGTACTTTACAGAGGAATAAACCCGATAAGATCCTTTGTGGATGCTGCGGTTGCGAAAAAAATAATGGCATGGGCAAATATGCTGCAGATTGACGGGGCTCACAACGCGAACGCCTCCGCCAAAATGGCCTGGAAAGTGATGCCGGAACTTATCGTTCAACATGCGATAAACTGTATGTTCTCTTTAAAAGCAGGCATGAAGAAAGAAAACATTGCTCTTTCAACCGTTCCACCAATGGTTTCTCCAGCCCCCGAATTTAAGCTGAACTTCATTTATGCTCTTACAGTGAGAGAATTGTTCAAAGGATTCCGTTTCAGAGCTCAAATGAATACCAGATACATCGAGTCCGACCTCTTTGATGCTACAAGAATACACGTTCTCGATACCCTTATCTCCAGGTTGACCAGTGCAGATTTGCAATCCACTATCACTCCAGATGAAGGAAGAAATGTGCCGTGGCATATTAATTCCGTAAGAGGTGTTGAGACAGCAAAACACACGCTTATAGCTCTCGATGGAATAAAAAAATTCCTGAAGGTCAATGAGGAAGAAGTTAGACCCAGAATAAGGGAACTAAAAATGCGTGCCATACTCTTTATGGAGGAAATACTGGAAATAGGAGGATATTTTGAAGCGGTAGAACAGGGCTTTTTTGTTGATAACGGGTACTACCCAGAAAGAATGGGTGATGGAATAGCGAGACCTAAAGATGGTGGAATAGGAGCCGGTAGTGTTGTTCCGAGAGATCCTGATTACATGGCTCCTGTTTGTGAACATTTCGGTTATAACAACCTCCCCGAAGGTATAGAAAAACCATGTGATCTCATCGGTGGTTGTACTTTCCATAACCCTGAAAAAATACAGTTTATCGATGAACTGGACGAAAACGATAACGTTACTAACAGAATTCAGAAGGTGATAGAAGAAAGAGAAAAGGGCTTCATTGGTCCAGAAGTAGAGTGGTGGGGTGATGGCTGGATACAGATAGACATGACTATTCCTGATGACGAAGCTCACGCAGAAGCCGCTGCAATTGAAATTTGTAAACGTTTGGGGTTGGAAGAACCCACAGTGATAAGCAAAACAATCCTTCATCCGGTGGAGGGAACCTATATCGAATTGAAAGCGCGTGTTCCATTTAAAGTGAACCGAAATGAACTCGAGCTTCCAAAAAAACCCGAAACCCTCCCGGAAGAGGAAATATTCCAATATGTTTCCAAACACCCAATAAAGGTCGTCGCTGGCACCGCAGGCAATGATGAGCACTCAGTAGGTTTAAGGGAGATTTTAGACATAAAACATGGTGGAATAGAAAAATATGGGATCAAGTACACTTACCTCGGTACCAGCGTTCCACCGGAGAAATTCATAGACGCTGCAATAGAGACGGGTGCTGATGCTATCCTTGTTTCTTTAATAATCACTCACAACGATGTGCACGTACAAAACATGAAAAAGATTCATCAACTCGCCATCGAAAAAGGAATCAGGGATAAAATAATTCTCATAGCCGGGGGAACGCAGATAAACAACGATCTTGCTGTTAGCTGTGGTATGGACGGCGGATTTGGTCGTGGCACCAAAGGCATTCACGTTGCGAGTTTCCTTGTAAAAAAACTCAGGGAAAAGCACTCTAATTAA
- a CDS encoding biotin transporter BioY — translation MRGLALTEHYFEVRQKLFKWPREQTVTRKLILAIGMAALTGLLAQVKFYLPWTPVPATGQTFAVLMAGILLGRWWGGVSQAIYVTLGAAGIPWFSSWSGGIHHLTGPTGGYLVGFIFAALFIGYFCDRYPKSRNFVPMLGLMVVANFVIVHGLGLCQLAIWLNLVKNNPITMKELLWMGTIPFIAGDITKIILAAGVVKAVTPKK, via the coding sequence ATGCGAGGATTGGCTCTTACCGAACATTATTTTGAAGTACGACAGAAACTTTTTAAATGGCCGAGAGAACAAACGGTAACAAGAAAACTTATACTTGCTATTGGAATGGCAGCTTTGACTGGACTTCTGGCACAGGTAAAGTTTTATTTGCCCTGGACTCCCGTTCCAGCGACGGGCCAGACCTTTGCGGTTTTGATGGCAGGGATCCTCCTTGGTCGATGGTGGGGAGGAGTAAGTCAGGCTATCTATGTTACGCTCGGAGCCGCGGGAATACCATGGTTTTCAAGCTGGAGTGGAGGAATCCATCACCTTACAGGACCGACGGGTGGTTATCTCGTTGGTTTTATCTTTGCGGCTTTGTTCATTGGATATTTCTGCGACAGGTATCCAAAGTCCAGAAATTTCGTTCCTATGCTTGGATTAATGGTTGTTGCAAACTTTGTAATAGTCCATGGACTGGGACTCTGTCAGCTGGCTATTTGGCTTAATCTTGTTAAAAATAACCCTATAACAATGAAGGAACTTCTCTGGATGGGAACGATTCCGTTTATAGCTGGCGATATCACTAAAATAATTCTGGCTGCAGGGGTTGTAAAAGCAGTAACACCAAAAAAGTGA
- a CDS encoding secondary thiamine-phosphate synthase enzyme YjbQ encodes MKSYRKELWFHTRKRREFINITPLVEECVRESGVKEGLCLVNAMHITASVFINDDEPGLHNDFERWLEKLAPEKPYSQYEHNGFEDNADAHLKRTVMGREVVVAITDGKLDFGPWEQIFYGEFDGMRDKRVLVKIIGE; translated from the coding sequence ATGAAAAGTTACAGAAAAGAACTCTGGTTTCACACAAGAAAGAGAAGAGAATTTATAAATATCACGCCCCTTGTTGAGGAATGTGTTAGAGAGAGCGGAGTTAAAGAAGGGCTATGTCTGGTGAATGCCATGCACATAACTGCGAGTGTTTTCATCAATGATGATGAACCCGGGCTTCACAACGATTTTGAACGCTGGCTTGAAAAGCTTGCACCCGAAAAACCGTATTCCCAATACGAACACAATGGTTTTGAAGACAACGCCGACGCCCATCTCAAAAGGACAGTCATGGGACGTGAAGTGGTTGTAGCAATAACCGATGGAAAATTGGATTTTGGTCCATGGGAACAGATATTTTATGGTGAATTTGACGGAATGCGTGATAAGAGAGTCCTTGTAAAAATAATTGGTGAATAA
- a CDS encoding ISNCY-like element ISKol11 family transposase, which produces MKNVVKDYSKRYRKARKKEKSEILDEFTRVTKYNRSYASFLLRGALKKRKATSPSQKKGRKKKYDHKVFVKLVKIWEIMDFPCGKRLEAVMDEVIDNLVRNGHLTLAEETKRKLLSISASTIDRLLSSERKKMELKGRSHTKPGTLLKKHIRIKTHYEWDDTRPGFVEIDLVGHDGGSVSGDFCYSLNMVDVASGWSVVAPIRNKAQIWTLKAIIQLRKTLPFTLLGIHSDNGSEFINRHLYRYCEDEGLLFTRTRSYNKNDNCHVEQKNWSVVRRAVGYYRYDTEEEFQILKELYASLNLYNNHFQPNQKIVEKIRKGNKVSKKYDRPTTPYERIMRSPWVDQDKKDRLRRQHEALDIYKLKSIITHLQEQLLSIQIDKSKGGILNYVPLNFK; this is translated from the coding sequence ATGAAAAATGTGGTGAAGGATTATTCAAAAAGGTACAGAAAAGCTCGCAAAAAAGAAAAATCCGAGATTCTAGATGAATTCACCCGAGTTACCAAGTATAATCGTAGTTACGCATCGTTTTTACTACGAGGAGCCTTGAAAAAGCGAAAGGCAACCTCACCCAGCCAGAAAAAGGGTCGAAAGAAAAAATATGATCACAAAGTCTTCGTGAAACTCGTGAAGATATGGGAGATAATGGATTTTCCATGTGGTAAAAGGCTCGAAGCAGTGATGGACGAAGTAATAGATAATCTTGTTCGTAATGGGCATCTAACATTGGCTGAAGAAACAAAGAGGAAGCTTCTCAGCATAAGTGCTTCCACTATCGACAGATTGTTATCCAGCGAGAGGAAAAAGATGGAACTCAAAGGACGATCTCATACAAAGCCCGGAACACTTCTGAAAAAGCACATACGAATAAAAACACATTACGAGTGGGACGATACAAGACCAGGCTTTGTTGAGATTGACCTCGTTGGGCATGATGGCGGGAGTGTAAGTGGTGATTTTTGCTACAGCCTCAACATGGTAGATGTAGCAAGTGGTTGGAGTGTAGTGGCACCAATAAGAAACAAAGCGCAAATCTGGACATTAAAAGCTATAATTCAGTTGAGGAAAACGCTTCCTTTCACTTTATTAGGTATTCACTCAGATAACGGATCAGAATTCATTAACAGACACCTATACCGTTATTGTGAAGATGAAGGGCTTCTATTCACCAGAACCCGGAGTTACAACAAGAATGATAATTGTCATGTCGAACAAAAGAACTGGTCTGTTGTAAGAAGAGCCGTTGGATATTACAGATACGATACAGAGGAAGAATTCCAAATACTGAAGGAGTTGTATGCGTCTCTGAATCTGTACAATAATCATTTTCAGCCAAATCAGAAAATCGTTGAGAAAATTAGAAAAGGAAACAAGGTAAGCAAGAAATACGACCGTCCTACTACACCATACGAAAGGATCATGCGATCTCCCTGGGTTGACCAAGATAAAAAAGACAGGCTTCGCAGACAACACGAAGCCCTAGACATTTACAAACTCAAGAGTATAATAACACATTTGCAAGAGCAATTACTGAGCATCCAGATTGACAAATCGAAAGGAGGGATCCTCAACTATGTCCCTCTCAATTTTAAGTAG
- a CDS encoding MgtC/SapB family protein — protein MFILDLFFRLVAATIAGAFIGFTRERIQRPAGLRTHALISVGAAFLTELSVTVFAGNGGDPGRIAAQIVSGIGFLGAGTILKKGFSVKGLTTAATLWVTAAVGMGFGSGEYLLSSLVTLIILLVVIFFKPIDFLIGKKKWKLLIEAERRPYLLTDLLDILKGLEVEVTSIGIDTEGNETSLEIGIPYESLNILKKNLDKLSRIGGVKSVDVQ, from the coding sequence ATGTTTATTCTGGATCTTTTTTTCAGACTTGTAGCTGCTACGATTGCCGGTGCATTCATAGGCTTTACGAGAGAAAGGATTCAAAGGCCGGCCGGGCTCAGGACTCACGCACTTATATCAGTGGGAGCGGCTTTTCTGACGGAATTATCAGTGACCGTGTTTGCTGGCAACGGTGGAGACCCTGGAAGAATAGCAGCACAAATTGTTTCTGGTATAGGTTTTCTGGGGGCTGGAACTATTTTGAAAAAAGGGTTTTCAGTGAAAGGATTAACGACCGCTGCAACTTTATGGGTTACGGCTGCAGTTGGAATGGGTTTTGGTTCTGGAGAGTATCTGCTTTCATCACTGGTAACATTGATCATCTTGCTTGTTGTGATATTTTTTAAACCAATCGATTTCCTAATAGGGAAGAAAAAATGGAAATTACTTATAGAAGCAGAGCGAAGGCCTTATTTGCTTACGGATTTGCTGGACATACTGAAAGGGTTAGAAGTAGAAGTTACCTCAATTGGCATTGATACCGAAGGAAACGAAACCTCTTTGGAGATAGGTATTCCCTATGAATCCTTAAATATATTGAAGAAAAATCTCGATAAATTGTCGAGAATTGGTGGGGTAAAATCTGTTGACGTTCAATAA
- a CDS encoding MFS transporter — protein MPTIRNKLPLLLTALFRFMAVLSFGMLLQLRLRELGASVLLITLLSTIRGAITTLSSPVWGAVSDHFKERKLFLLLSLGVPTLLYPIYAILDIPYTFIIIAGVIAFFSSGYDPIAMAMSTDLADGSLVSTSHELALLNSASSIGMFLGRVSLSVLLLWLSVKNTILFFSAISLMAFIQAFFIPEKANTPEVERRKKRSFIFPSAIFDINRMKRNGLWAVYLGSFIRQFGIAGTTSLIAVYMTEVVGLSKSLAVLLSGLNPLLQIFSHIFFGKVIGKIGSKISLVIGIYLSGITPLFFALSKNWVLVALAYLSLGVAFGAFINGAATFITLNSPQHKKAEFLGLLRSARALGFMLGPVTAGLIAEHSYAAMFIFMMTVTFFSGTMVLLFSRENPED, from the coding sequence ATGCCAACTATAAGAAATAAATTACCACTTTTGTTGACCGCATTGTTCAGATTCATGGCGGTTCTGAGTTTTGGTATGCTTCTCCAGCTCAGATTGAGAGAGCTAGGTGCATCTGTTTTACTTATTACTTTACTATCAACGATCAGAGGAGCAATTACTACTCTGAGTTCACCCGTTTGGGGTGCGGTTTCAGACCACTTTAAAGAACGAAAACTTTTTCTTTTATTGAGTTTGGGTGTACCTACCCTGCTATATCCCATCTACGCTATCCTGGATATTCCGTACACTTTTATAATCATCGCAGGTGTAATAGCCTTCTTCTCTTCAGGTTATGATCCCATAGCCATGGCTATGAGTACAGACCTAGCAGATGGCTCTCTTGTTTCAACATCACATGAATTAGCTCTATTAAACTCAGCCAGTTCGATAGGGATGTTCTTAGGAAGGGTTTCACTTTCAGTTCTGCTTCTATGGCTCTCGGTGAAAAACACGATTTTGTTTTTCTCTGCTATCTCTCTTATGGCTTTTATTCAGGCTTTTTTCATTCCTGAAAAAGCTAACACTCCTGAAGTTGAACGGAGAAAGAAGAGAAGTTTCATCTTTCCTTCAGCAATTTTTGACATTAATCGTATGAAAAGAAACGGTCTGTGGGCGGTTTATCTTGGAAGTTTTATAAGACAATTCGGAATTGCAGGAACAACCTCTCTTATAGCCGTTTACATGACAGAAGTTGTGGGGCTCTCTAAATCTCTTGCTGTGCTGTTATCCGGATTGAATCCTTTACTTCAGATTTTTTCGCACATCTTTTTCGGAAAAGTTATCGGAAAGATAGGTTCCAAAATAAGCCTGGTGATTGGTATTTACCTTTCAGGTATTACACCTCTCTTCTTTGCCCTGTCAAAAAATTGGGTGCTGGTTGCCCTTGCTTATCTTTCGCTTGGTGTCGCTTTTGGGGCTTTTATAAATGGTGCGGCAACGTTTATCACATTGAATTCACCCCAACATAAGAAAGCAGAATTTCTCGGGCTCTTGAGATCGGCAAGGGCTCTTGGCTTTATGCTTGGCCCTGTTACCGCAGGTTTGATCGCCGAACATTCTTACGCGGCTATGTTCATTTTTATGATGACAGTTACATTTTTCAGTGGTACCATGGTTTTGTTATTCAGTAGAGAAAACCCTGAAGACTAA
- a CDS encoding MATE family efflux transporter: MKEFNRKLLSIALPITIQNLISMSLNLVDNLMIGQLGSAAIAAVGLVNQINFVLILFLFGASSGTGVFISQYWGNRDLKNIGKTISHVLKITYVGGFVFFMLLFFFPQQIISFFSRDITVVTAGVAYSKIISFTTFLIPFTFVMAMALRTIEKPKIPMYISFVVLAFNTVGNYLLIFGVGPFPEMGVKGAAIATLLSRIIEFFLYLYVLLKPVTALTISRHEFLDFDTVLFRKLMVVALPVIVNELLWSVGMTTYSFIMARIGTEALTVKNIVSTLESFGFIIFGGMSAATVVMVGSELGKKNYEKAFKNAIKLLNLMVVIGVITGIGIILLSRFLIRMYNVEEVIKSTVVMVMIIVGLAQPVKMFNGLNIVGVLRSGGDTKTAMFLELFSLWGIGIPLVALSGIVLKWPLPFVFLMMLPEELFKASLGMLRVHSRKWLRNVID; this comes from the coding sequence ATGAAAGAGTTCAATCGAAAACTCTTAAGCATAGCACTGCCGATTACCATTCAAAACCTTATATCTATGAGCCTAAATCTCGTTGACAATCTCATGATCGGGCAACTAGGCTCGGCTGCCATTGCTGCCGTTGGTCTCGTGAACCAGATAAATTTCGTTTTAATACTCTTTCTTTTTGGTGCCAGCAGCGGTACTGGTGTTTTCATTTCACAGTACTGGGGAAATCGAGATCTCAAAAACATAGGAAAAACTATCTCACACGTTTTGAAGATAACCTACGTGGGTGGATTCGTATTTTTCATGTTGCTTTTCTTCTTCCCACAGCAGATCATAAGTTTCTTCTCCAGGGATATTACCGTCGTAACAGCCGGCGTTGCATACTCAAAAATAATCTCTTTTACAACGTTTCTGATACCGTTCACCTTTGTGATGGCGATGGCACTTCGAACAATAGAAAAGCCAAAGATACCAATGTATATAAGTTTCGTGGTTCTGGCTTTCAATACCGTCGGCAATTACCTTCTTATATTCGGCGTTGGCCCTTTTCCGGAAATGGGTGTGAAGGGTGCAGCAATCGCGACTCTTTTATCAAGGATCATAGAGTTTTTTCTTTACCTGTACGTCCTGCTTAAACCGGTAACTGCCTTAACTATATCGAGGCATGAATTTCTGGATTTCGATACGGTTCTTTTCAGAAAACTCATGGTTGTCGCTCTGCCGGTAATCGTGAACGAGTTACTATGGAGTGTCGGCATGACAACCTATTCTTTCATTATGGCACGTATAGGAACCGAAGCGCTAACTGTAAAAAACATAGTTAGCACTCTGGAAAGCTTCGGCTTCATCATTTTTGGCGGGATGTCAGCAGCAACTGTAGTAATGGTAGGCTCAGAGCTTGGAAAGAAAAATTACGAAAAAGCTTTTAAGAATGCTATCAAGTTGTTAAATCTAATGGTGGTCATTGGAGTAATAACAGGAATCGGGATTATCTTGCTGTCACGCTTTTTAATAAGAATGTACAATGTCGAAGAAGTCATAAAATCGACCGTAGTAATGGTGATGATTATAGTGGGATTAGCACAGCCTGTAAAAATGTTCAACGGCCTCAATATAGTCGGTGTACTGCGAAGTGGTGGAGATACAAAAACAGCAATGTTTCTTGAACTCTTCAGTCTATGGGGAATTGGAATCCCGCTGGTTGCTCTAAGTGGTATAGTCCTCAAGTGGCCATTGCCCTTTGTGTTTTTGATGATGCTTCCGGAGGAGCTCTTTAAAGCTTCTCTGGGTATGTTAAGAGTCCATTCGCGAAAGTGGCTAAGGAATGTGATAGATTGA
- a CDS encoding FeoA domain-containing protein produces MKIKLSELPEGAKGKILELYIPVELRERLFGLGFVEGEQIEVLKRAPLGDPVVYKIKGSSVTLRNDIASKIVVDSSIFPLYYAEPGKYKIVRIFGGRGILMKLQQIGLILEKTIDVEKNSFGKVTILLDGKKHVLPRGQALKILVEEFK; encoded by the coding sequence ATGAAGATAAAGTTATCCGAACTTCCAGAAGGCGCGAAAGGAAAGATTCTGGAGTTGTACATTCCAGTTGAGCTCCGGGAAAGATTGTTTGGTCTGGGATTTGTTGAAGGAGAACAGATAGAGGTTCTCAAAAGAGCGCCTTTGGGTGATCCGGTAGTTTATAAGATAAAGGGATCTTCCGTAACATTACGAAACGACATAGCCTCGAAAATAGTGGTCGATTCTTCCATATTTCCTCTTTACTATGCTGAACCGGGAAAATATAAGATCGTCAGGATTTTTGGAGGGCGCGGAATCCTGATGAAATTGCAGCAAATTGGATTAATTCTAGAGAAAACCATAGATGTTGAGAAGAACTCTTTCGGTAAAGTTACAATATTACTGGATGGGAAAAAACACGTCCTGCCCAGGGGTCAGGCATTGAAAATTCTTGTTGAGGAGTTCAAATGA